A window of the Oryza brachyantha chromosome 5, ObraRS2, whole genome shotgun sequence genome harbors these coding sequences:
- the LOC102703965 gene encoding uncharacterized protein LOC102703965 yields MASSTLALDFLRRLLCARTAAAGNAGTAQSAECVGDGAAAVRRPGPAASPGRSPCVVARLMGLDALPPALDCQPPPQRRSLSVSSAEGWPPYLREENDEFLVLSFSPEAARHGDDGACDGSKRRDATGSKKHTGGRPRRKLQYGGDDEEEVQSSSHAKRRAAAASCGMHSSSPVSVLDAQHSSSPSTSSATTTTTITTTSCSSEEVEPSSPSHTSGEIRPATNQESSGRKLQPDFDDDLDNLLSPAASNCHDSKCSDWERRKRSVVNKAEVFTPDVSGTLQFIFRLVEEDLNSMRWLIRESEETAADIGSEILDQLMSETTDELMHTISETVHSLPGWFISMKYPKLQDC; encoded by the exons ATGGCCTCCTCCACCTTGGCTCTCGACTtcctgcgccgcctcctctgcgcgcgcaccgccgccgccggcaatgCGGGCACTGCACAGAGCGCAGAGTGTGTCGGCGACGGTGCAGCGGCAGTGCGGCGTCCGGGTCCGGCGGCGTCTCCGGGAAGGAGCCCCTGTGTGGTGGCGAGGCTGATGGGGCTCGACGCAttgccgccggcgctggattgccagccgccgccgcagcggagGAGTTTGTCGGTGAGTTCGGCGGAGGGGTGGCCGCCGTATCTGAGGGAGGAGAACGACGAGTTCCTCGTCCTCAGCTTCAGCCCGGAGGCAGCCcgccacggcgacgacggcgcatgCGACGGCAGCAAGAGGAGAGACGCCACCGGATCCAAGAAGCACACCGGTGGACGCCCCCGCCGGAAGCTGCAgtacggcggcgacgacgaggaggaagtGCAGTCCTCGAGCCACGCCAAGagaagagcggcggcggcgtcgtgcgGCATGCACAGTTCGAGCCCGGTGTCGGTGCTGGACGCGCAgcactcgtcgtcgccgtcgacgtcgtctgccaccaccaccaccaccattaccACCACCTCGTGCTCGTCGGAAGAAGTGGAGCCGAGCTCGCCTTCGCATACCTCAG GAGAAATTCGGCCTGCAACGAATCAAGAAAGCTCAGGGAGGAAGCTGCAACCCGATTTTGACGATGATCTCGACAACCTGTTGTCTCCTGCAGCTAGCAATTGCCATGACTCAAAATGTTCAGActgggagaggaggaagaggagtgTGGTGAACAAGGCTGAGGTGTTCACCCCAGATGTGTCTGGTACCTTGCAATTCATCTTCAGGCTGGTTGAGGAAGATCTTAACAGCATGAGGTGGTTGATCAGGGAATCTGAGGAAACTGCAGCTGACATAGGTTCAGAAATCCTTGATCAGCTCATGTCCGAGACAACAGATGAACTCATGCACACAATTTCTGAAACTGTACATTCTTTACCTGGCTGGTTCATCTCCATGAAGTATCCAAAGCTCCAAGATTGTTAG
- the LOC102704242 gene encoding metal tolerance protein 1, with protein sequence MDSHNSVPPQIAEVRMDISSSTSLAAGNKICRGAACDFSESSNSSKDARERVASMRKLIIAVILCIIFMTVEVVGGIKANSLAILTDAAHLLSDVAAFAISLFSLWAAGWEATPQQSYGFFRIEILGALVSIQLIWLLAGILVYEAIVRLINESGEVQGSLMFAVSAFGLFVNIIMAVLLGHDHGHGHGHGHGHSHDHDHGDSDDNHQHHDGEEHGHVHHQEDGHGGSITIKTNHHHHSGTGQHHHDAEEPLLKNEADCDSAQSGAKAGKKARRNINVHSAYLHVLGDSIQSIGVMIGGAIIWYKPEWKIIDLICTLIFSVIVLFTTIRMLRNILEVLMESTPREIDATRLENGLRDMDGVVAVHELHIWAITVGKVLLACHVTITQNADADQMLDKVIGYIKSEYNISHVTIQIERE encoded by the coding sequence aTGGACAGCCATAACTCAGTACCTCCCCAGATTGCTGAAGTGAGAATGGACATCTCATCATCTACTTCACTAGCAGCTGGGAACAAAATTTGCAGAGGTGCTGCTTGTGATTTTTCTGAATCCAGCAATAGCTCAAAAGATGCAAGGGAGAGAGTGGCTTCTATGAGGAAGCTCATCATTGCTGTGATCCTTTGCATTATATTCATGACAGTTGAGGTGGTAGGAGGAATCAAAGCAAACAGTCTGGCAATCTTAACTGATGCAGCCCATCTCCTTTCGGATGTTGCAGCCTTTGCCATATCTTTGTTCTCTCTTTGGGCAGCTGGATGGGAAGCTACTCCACAGCAGTCATATGGATTCTTCCGTATAGAAATTCTTGGTGCACTGGTTTCTATTCAGCTCATATGGCTACTTGCTGGTATTCTTGTCTATGAAGCTATTGTAAGGCTCATTAACGAAAGTGGCGAGGTCCAGGGCTCTCTCATGTTTGCTGTCTCAGCTTTTGGCTTATTTGTTAACATCATAATGGCTGTCTTGCTTGGTCATGACCATGGGCATGGACACGGACATGGGCATGGTCATTCACATGACCATGATCATGGTGATTCTGATGACAACCATCAACACCATGACGGTGAAGAGCATGGCCATGTACATCACCAAGAGGATGGCCATGGAGGTTCAATAACTATCAAAACTaatcatcatcaccattctGGCACTGGACAACACCACCATGATGCTGAGGAACCATTGCTTAAGAATGAAGCTGATTGTGACAGTGCCCAATCTGGTGCTAAGGCTGGCAAGAAGGCTCGTCGTAATATCAACGTACACAGTGCTTATCTGCACGTTCTTGGGGATTCTATCCAGAGTATTGGTGTAATGATTGGAGGAGCAATCATCTGGTACAAGCCTGAATGGAAGATTATTGATCTCATATGCACCCTCATCTTCTCTGTAATTGTGCTGTTCACCACAATCAGGATGCTGCGCAACATCCTTGAGGTCCTGATGGAGAGCACGCCGCGTGAGATCGATGCCACCAGGCTTGAGAATGGCCTCCGCGACATGGACGGTGTGGTTGCGGTACACGAGCTGCACATCTGGGCCATCACGGTGGGGAAGGTTCTACTGGCATGCCATGTGACAATCACTCAGAACGCAGATGCTGATCAAATGCTCGACAAGGTTATTGGGTACATCAAATCTGAGTACAACATCAGCCATGTGACAATTCAGATTGAGCGCGAGTAG